A genomic window from Polaribacter gangjinensis includes:
- the folD gene encoding bifunctional methylenetetrahydrofolate dehydrogenase/methenyltetrahydrofolate cyclohydrolase FolD yields the protein MTLLDGKKTAADIKAEIALEVSNLIEKGHKKPHLAAIIVGNDGASITYVNAKVKACERVGFESTLIRLPEETTEADLLNEIAILNIDKDIDGFIVQLPLPKHIDEQKILMAVDPDKDVDGFHPMNVGKMALNLPTFISATPFGILELLERYNVQTSGKHVVVLGRSHIVGSPMSILLSQKRKVGDATVTICHSRTKNLKEITLQADIIVAAIGIPEFLKADMIKENVTVIDVGITRLADSSKQNGFRLVGDVAFEEVSEKCDFITPVPGGVGPMTIAMLLKNTLLASKRRS from the coding sequence ATGACTTTATTAGACGGAAAAAAAACAGCTGCTGATATCAAAGCAGAAATAGCATTAGAAGTATCAAATTTGATTGAAAAAGGTCATAAAAAACCTCATTTAGCAGCAATTATTGTAGGAAATGATGGCGCAAGTATCACCTACGTAAATGCAAAAGTTAAGGCTTGTGAACGTGTAGGATTTGAATCGACCTTGATTCGATTGCCAGAAGAAACTACAGAAGCTGATTTACTAAATGAAATTGCCATTCTAAATATCGATAAAGATATAGATGGTTTTATTGTTCAATTGCCTTTACCAAAACATATTGACGAACAAAAAATATTAATGGCTGTTGATCCAGACAAAGATGTTGATGGATTTCATCCCATGAATGTGGGCAAAATGGCATTGAATTTACCTACATTTATCTCAGCAACTCCATTCGGAATTTTAGAATTATTAGAACGATACAATGTTCAAACTTCTGGAAAACATGTAGTTGTCTTAGGAAGAAGTCATATTGTTGGAAGCCCAATGAGTATTTTACTTTCTCAAAAAAGAAAAGTGGGTGATGCCACTGTTACCATTTGTCACAGTAGAACAAAAAATTTAAAAGAAATTACATTACAAGCGGATATAATTGTAGCTGCTATTGGAATTCCTGAATTTTTAAAAGCAGATATGATAAAAGAAAATGTTACTGTAATTGATGTTGGTATTACACGTTTAGCAGATTCAAGTAAACAAAATGGTTTTCGTTTGGTAGGTGATGTTGCTTTCGAAGAAGTTTCTGAAAAATGCGATTTTATTACTCCTGTTCCTGGTGGAGTTGGCCCAATGACCATCGCTATGTTATTGAAAAATACGTTGTTAGCTAGTAAAAGGAGAAGTTAG
- a CDS encoding cupin domain-containing protein, with translation MKKKYHIQKSPFIVPTNDGKLIEEHFGLASDKNSAISIAHMIAPPKWSEPFQTPEFDEYTYIIKGKKQFVIENEVVILSAGQSIKIEKNTRVQYSNPFEESCEYIAICTPAFSMDLVNREEE, from the coding sequence ATGAAAAAAAAATACCACATTCAAAAATCACCTTTTATTGTTCCAACCAATGATGGAAAACTCATTGAGGAACATTTTGGTTTAGCTTCTGATAAAAATTCAGCAATCAGTATTGCTCACATGATTGCACCACCAAAATGGAGTGAACCTTTTCAAACACCTGAATTTGATGAATATACATATATCATTAAAGGTAAAAAACAATTTGTGATAGAAAATGAAGTGGTTATTTTATCAGCAGGACAATCTATCAAAATTGAGAAAAATACACGTGTTCAATACTCTAATCCTTTTGAAGAATCGTGCGAATATATTGCCATTTGTACACCCGCTTTTTCTATGGATTTGGTAAATAGGGAAGAGGAGTAA